Proteins found in one Salvia splendens isolate huo1 chromosome 10, SspV2, whole genome shotgun sequence genomic segment:
- the LOC121752824 gene encoding uncharacterized protein LOC121752824, giving the protein MRSLLKWQGLWAPLMKKGKAKKADEKDDEWEGMPLWDHLKNLNKILLDLRNVDVKVEDRVAALILLVSLPELYENFVESFMTGKETLSLEDVRSALHIREDRQQATSLATESQASGLSATGQKKFGKNKSNSKEVRKVSNPMTSADTVKNQGTGRALYHLCPHKEYFTTYEQINRGNITIANSVVCKVIGIGSIRIRTHDGVLCNLNDVMHVSQMMKNPISLSTFDSKGSSFKGEGSAETTRSDIHQEVRQRSIAIDKTRRAGVKPPLKYGFEDMMAYALQVAGEV; this is encoded by the exons ATGCGATCTCTCCTGAAGTGGCAGGGGTTATGGGCGCCGCTAATGAAAAAGGGAAAAGCGAAGAAGGCAGACGAGAAGGATGATGAGTGG GAAGGTATGCCCCTTTGGGATCATCTGaaaaatttgaacaaaattttGCTGGATTTGCGTAATGTTGATGTTAAAGTAGAAGATAGAGTTGCTGCTTTAATTCTGTTGGTTTCTTTGCCTGAGTTGTATGAGAATTTCGTTGAGTCTTTTATGACTGGGAAAGAAACTCTGTCTCTGGAAGATGTTCGATCTGCTCTCCACATCAGAGAAGATCGACAACAGGCAACTAGTTTAGCCACAGAAAGTCAAGCGTCGGGATTATCTGCAACGGGTCAGAAGAAGTTTGGAAAGAATAAGTCAAACTCAAAGGAGGTTCGAAAGGTTTCCAACCCGATGACATCTGCAGATACTGTAAAGAACCAGGGCACTGGAA GAGCATTGTACCATCTATGTCCACACAAGGAGTATTTCACCACTTACGAGCAGATAAACAGAGGCAATATTACCATAGCCAACAGTGTTGTCTGCAAGGTGATTGGCATTGGCTCTATTAGGATAAGGACGCATGATGGGGTGTTATGCAACTTGAATGATGTCATGCATGTTTCACAGATGATGAAGAATCCGATATCTCTTAGTACCTTTGACAGTAAGGGATCTAGCTTCAAAGGCGAAG GCTCTGCTGAAACTACTCGATCTGATATTCATCAAGAAGTTCGTCAAAGAAGCATTGCTATTGACAAAACTAGGAGGGCAGGTGTGAAGCCTCCGTTGAAGTACGGAtttgaggacatgatggcaTATGCACTACAGGTTGCTGGTGAGGTGTAA
- the LOC121753273 gene encoding uncharacterized protein At4g26485-like: MGIIQSSSSRGNNEGEKTPRSIFFIYNALRLLWRKLCPVFGHAKPLLPLQNPASSTTTEPLLVAGTPHISPPTSEFYDKDLTCDSDDLWPSERDGEDHVVVCVHQFSNSAVSVKENVSRNGIALTNNSSEEEEDDDDDVVVVVEKIKRAISVVLEERWIKHYSSGHRILLVGEGNFSFSACLAQEFRSAPNIIATSLDPRAFLKRHYNKSIDNIEELRRRGSKVMHGIDATTMANHQLLGHLRFDRIVFNFPYVGLNTIKNLPRQSQLALHQELVRGFLENAREMIEENGEIHITHKTNGFHREWGLVSLGRDCGLKLKKATNFNLVDYPGYNTKCGFGGNGDFNCYPSKTYKFGL, encoded by the exons ATGGGAATTATCCAGAGCAGCAGTAGCAGAGGAAACAATGAAGGTGAAAAAACCCCAAGAAGCATTTTTTTCATCTACAACGCTTTAAGGCTCCTATGGCGGAAATTATGTCCCGTATTCGGTCATGCTAAGCCATTACTCCCGCTCCAGAATCCGGCATCAAGCACAACCACCGAACCCTTACTTGTTGCTGGAACCCCTCACATTTCTCCACCAACTAGTGAATTTTATGATAAAGATTTGACGTGTGATAGTGATGATTTGTGGCCGTCTGAAAGAGACGGTGAAGATCATGTGGTGGTGTGCGTACACCAGTTCTCAAACTCGGCTGTTTCTGTGAAAGAAAATGTTTCAAGAAATGGCATTGCTCTGACCAACAACtcatcagaagaagaagaagatgatgatgatgatgttgtagTAGTTGTTGAGAAGATAAAGAGAGCTATTAGTGTGGTGCTGGAAGAGAGGTGGATTAAGCACTACAGCAGCGGGCATCGAATACTGTTGGTCGGAGAGGGGAATTTCTCCTTCTCCGCTTGTCTCGCACAGGAGTTTCGCAGCGCTCCCAACATCATTGCAACATCTCTAGATCCCAGAG CATTTCTGAAGAGGCATTATAACAAGAGTATAGACAACATTGAGGAGCTGAGGAGGAGAGGAAGCAAGGTGATGCATGGGATCGATGCCACTACAATGGCTAATCATCAACTGCTCGGACACCTTAGGTTTGATCGTATCGTCTTCAACTTTCCCTACGTTGGGCTGAATACTATCAAGAATTTGCCGCGCCAATCTCAACTTGC ACTTCACCAGGAACTTGTGAGGGGGTTTCTGGAGAACGCAAGGGAGATGATAGAGGAAAACGGAGAGATTCACATAACACACAAGACCAACGGTTTCCACAGAGAATGGGGGCTCGTGTCGCTTGGTCGGGACTGCGGACTTAAGCTCAAGAAGGCAACCAATTTCAACCTTGTGGATTATCCAGGCTACAACACCAAGTGTGGATTTGGGGGTAATGGAGACTTCAATTGCTACCCCAGCAAAACCTACAAATTCGGACTCTGA